Proteins from one Carcharodon carcharias isolate sCarCar2 chromosome 19, sCarCar2.pri, whole genome shotgun sequence genomic window:
- the LOC121291819 gene encoding protein FAM110A-like, translated as MMTEALVPHPLQHPTAEYRAEGIGGQWEMLNESCDPVTFCSGNPLRILNRGPEYFRKRVWRGPPTLSAVERLEADKVKYVKSQQLVGARQEPVRPGKPVPCPTVTHNHVSPRNPAGAGGGCRAEKENSSLEILSCDIPSPAGKGPHSQGKAVGSRVGYQQSSSDPERGSNDVKPGASVLAHRGVVRRVDVRPSVCRRFRKWPAPSPAQSQLSPRKGCSELTLRTKSSPHRSALELSDQRCQAQAELERFFNYCGLEPEDLESAAMEQLAKSGSDILSLKLQSVSACSSQHSNTAGERTGKAISYGISIIERNARIIKWLYSCREARNMQSELPVRGAGAAGC; from the coding sequence ATGATGACTGAGGCTCTTGTCCCCCACCCCCTACAACACCCCACTGCTGAGTATAGAGCAGAAGGGATCGGTGGACAGTGGGAAATGTTGAATGAAAGTTGTGATCCTGTCACATTCTGTTCAGGCAATCCTCTCCGAATCCTAAACAGAGGGCCGGAGTACTTCCGCAAGCGGGTATGGAGGGGGCCTCCGACCCTGAGCGCGGTGGAGCGGCTGGAGGCCGATAAAGTCAAATACGTGAAGAGCCAGCAACTGGTGGGTGCCCGTCAGGAGCCAGTGAGGCCAGGCAAACCAGTGCCATGTCCCACGGTCACACACAACCATGTCAGCCCCAGGAATCCTGCTGGTGCTGGAGGGGGCTGCAGGGCAGAGAAAGAGAACTCGAGCCTGGAGattctgagctgtgatattcccagCCCGGCTGGGAAAGGGCCTCATTCCCAGGGAAAGGCCGTGGGTTCCAGAGTGGGGTACCAGCAAAGCAGCAGCGACCCAGAACGAGGGAGCAACGATGTGAAGCCTGGTGCCTCAGTGCTGGCTCACCGaggggtggtgaggagggtggACGTGAGACCCAGTGTTTGCAGGCGTTTCCGGAAGTGGCCAGCTCCTTCTCCAGCCCAGTCACAGCTTTCCCCAAGGAAAGGGTGCTCCGAGCTGACCCTGAGGACCAAGTCCTCACCGCACCGCTCAGCGTTGGAGCTGAGTGACCAACGCTGCCAGGCTCAGGCCGAGCTGGAGCGGTTCTTCAATTACTGTGGCCTGGAGCCTGAGGACCTGGAATCTGCAGCGATGGAGCAATTGGCCAAGTCTGGCTCAGACAtcctgtccctcaaactgcagaGCGTCAGTGCCTGTAGCTCGCAGCACAGTAACACAGCTGGGGAGAGGACAGGAAAGGCCATCTCATATGGAATCTCCATCATTGAACGCAATGCCAGGATCATTAAATGGCTGTACAGCTGCAGAGAGGCCAGGAACATGCAAAGCGAGTTACCCGTGCGAGGAGCAGGTGCTGCTGGGTGTTAG